The following are encoded in a window of Candidatus Microthrix parvicella Bio17-1 genomic DNA:
- a CDS encoding ABC transporter ATP-binding protein: MHTFSYMRNARMGIDEDERPTRQTVRRVMTFARPYRRQLIAFVAVIVIESVLALIPTLVFRELIDSTIPNKNTRQLAVLAAAVIAVGLVNAALSLLERWWSARIGEGLIYDLRTALHNHVQRMPVGFFTRTRTGALTNRMNNDVIGAQRALTGTLGSVASNGAALTATLITVFALEWRLTLLSLVLLPLFLVPASRVGKRLAGITLEGMNLNAEMNTGLTERLSASGAQLVKLYGRYDDEQATLDSQAARVRDIGVRQAMTVRTFMTGLELVGTVALGVLYWLGGMLVVNGGLTLGTLAALTILMPRIYQPLSALSNTRVDVMGALVSFDRVFEVLDLPNPITDEPGAIGLIAPAGALAFDHVDFAYPGSESTSIASLEAVGEDHREGGPVLRDVTATIEPGWTVALVGPSGAGKTTLASLVPRLWDVTDGAITVDGHDVRSVTQDSLRAAIGVVPQDPHLFHITVAENLRYARPDATDEELREAARAAQVLHVIEALPQGFDTVVGERGYRLSGGEKQRVAIARMLLKDPSIVILDEATSSLDTESEAAVQRALGTALLGRTALVIAHRLSTIVGADLILVLDEGRVVERGRHDELLAVEGLYAALYRTLVEGSGSMLPEVEAVVG; this comes from the coding sequence ATGCACACTTTCAGCTACATGCGCAACGCCCGGATGGGCATCGACGAGGACGAACGCCCCACTCGCCAGACCGTCCGCCGGGTGATGACCTTCGCCCGGCCCTACCGTCGTCAACTGATCGCCTTTGTCGCGGTGATCGTCATCGAGTCGGTGCTGGCGCTCATCCCAACGCTGGTCTTTCGGGAACTGATCGACAGCACCATCCCAAACAAAAACACGAGGCAGTTGGCTGTGTTGGCCGCCGCGGTGATCGCCGTAGGACTGGTCAACGCGGCACTGTCGCTGCTGGAGCGGTGGTGGTCGGCCCGTATCGGTGAAGGGCTGATCTACGACCTTCGGACCGCGCTCCACAACCATGTTCAGCGAATGCCGGTGGGCTTTTTCACCCGCACCCGCACCGGTGCCCTGACCAACCGGATGAACAACGACGTGATCGGCGCCCAACGGGCGCTCACCGGCACGCTCGGGTCGGTCGCCTCCAATGGCGCAGCCCTCACCGCCACACTGATCACGGTGTTTGCGTTGGAATGGCGTCTCACGCTGCTGTCTTTGGTGCTGTTGCCACTCTTTCTCGTCCCGGCCAGCCGGGTGGGTAAGCGGTTGGCCGGCATCACCTTGGAGGGCATGAACCTCAACGCCGAGATGAACACCGGCCTGACCGAACGGCTGAGCGCATCGGGTGCCCAGTTGGTGAAGCTGTACGGCCGATACGACGACGAACAGGCCACGCTCGACAGTCAGGCCGCCCGGGTGCGCGACATCGGGGTGCGTCAGGCGATGACCGTGCGCACGTTCATGACCGGACTCGAACTGGTCGGCACGGTCGCCCTGGGTGTGCTCTATTGGCTGGGCGGCATGCTGGTGGTCAATGGTGGACTGACGCTGGGCACGCTTGCAGCGCTTACCATCTTGATGCCCCGAATCTACCAGCCACTCAGTGCGTTGAGTAATACGCGGGTGGACGTCATGGGGGCCCTGGTGAGCTTTGACCGGGTGTTCGAGGTGCTGGATCTCCCCAACCCGATCACCGATGAGCCGGGCGCTATCGGGCTGATCGCTCCGGCCGGTGCGCTCGCCTTCGACCACGTCGACTTTGCCTATCCCGGCAGTGAGTCCACGTCGATCGCCTCGCTGGAGGCGGTGGGGGAGGATCATCGCGAGGGAGGCCCGGTGCTGCGCGACGTGACGGCCACCATCGAGCCCGGCTGGACCGTGGCGTTGGTCGGCCCATCCGGTGCGGGCAAGACCACGCTGGCATCACTGGTGCCCCGTCTGTGGGACGTGACCGACGGCGCCATCACCGTGGACGGGCACGACGTACGGTCGGTCACCCAGGACAGCCTTCGGGCCGCCATTGGCGTGGTACCTCAGGACCCGCACCTGTTCCACATCACCGTGGCCGAAAACCTGCGCTACGCCCGTCCTGATGCCACCGACGAGGAACTGCGCGAGGCCGCACGTGCCGCACAGGTGCTGCACGTGATCGAGGCGTTACCCCAGGGGTTCGACACCGTGGTGGGCGAGCGTGGTTACCGGCTGAGTGGCGGCGAGAAGCAACGTGTGGCCATCGCCCGCATGCTGCTGAAGGACCCGTCGATCGTGATCCTCGACGAGGCCACCTCCAGCCTGGACACCGAGTCCGAGGCAGCCGTGCAGCGGGCACTGGGCACAGCGCTGCTGGGCCGCACGGCGCTGGTGATCGCCCACCGGCTTTCCACGATCGTCGGCGCCGACCTGATCCTGGTGCTGGACGAAGGCAGGGTGGTCGAACGAGGCCGACACGATGAGCTGTTGGCCGTAGAGGGCCTGTATGCGGCCCTCTACCGCACCCTGGTGGAGGGTTCGGGATCGATGCTGCCCGAGGTCGAAGCCGTGGTCGGGTAG
- a CDS encoding wax ester/triacylglycerol synthase domain-containing protein, whose protein sequence is MAANLDPVVRETDAFAMHMEEDPLLRSTIVAVALFDGTPDWDVLVDRMERATRLAPSFRSLLVHPPLRLGPVRRVPDPDFDLGWHLRRVAAPAPHTLEEVINFACTSGMTAFDPARPLWEFTLVEGLTEGRSALVMKVHHSLTDGIGAIQLAQHVVDLQREPADPGPMPDVPPADRTSTARLAIDSISSNMSRTAAFAGDRLRRLPGDMVDLARNPIGAASRSLKVAGSIANFVRPVTHTLSPLMTGRRLAWRYQALDVPFAELRRAGHAAGGTVNDAFMAAVAGGLARYHDRHDQPVDELRVTMPVSLRTADDQEGGNHITLTRMVVPVGLDDPADRIRAIDRISQEWRHEPAIPYSNLIAGALNLLPQSVTGGMLKHVDFLASNVPGFRDSVYVGGARVTGFYPFGPTIGASANFTLMSYAGTCNVGVTADLGAVADPEAFIACLIEGFEEVLQLGGGQGNSSSRPT, encoded by the coding sequence ATGGCCGCAAACCTCGATCCGGTGGTTCGGGAGACCGATGCGTTCGCCATGCACATGGAGGAGGACCCGTTGCTGCGGTCAACCATCGTGGCCGTGGCGCTGTTTGACGGCACGCCCGATTGGGACGTGCTGGTCGATCGGATGGAACGGGCCACCCGGCTGGCCCCCTCGTTTCGCTCGCTCCTCGTTCACCCGCCGTTGCGGCTTGGTCCGGTGCGGCGCGTCCCAGACCCGGACTTTGATCTCGGCTGGCACCTGCGTCGCGTGGCCGCACCGGCGCCGCACACCCTCGAGGAGGTCATCAACTTCGCCTGCACCTCCGGGATGACCGCATTCGATCCGGCACGGCCACTTTGGGAGTTCACGTTGGTGGAGGGCCTCACCGAGGGCCGGTCGGCGCTGGTGATGAAGGTGCACCACTCGTTGACCGACGGGATTGGGGCCATCCAACTCGCCCAGCACGTGGTTGACCTTCAACGGGAACCGGCCGACCCCGGACCCATGCCGGATGTGCCCCCGGCCGACCGCACTTCCACCGCCCGCCTCGCCATCGACTCGATCTCTTCCAATATGTCCCGCACCGCCGCTTTTGCAGGTGACCGGCTCCGCCGCCTTCCCGGCGACATGGTCGACCTCGCCCGCAACCCGATCGGTGCGGCAAGCCGCAGCCTGAAGGTGGCGGGTTCGATCGCCAACTTCGTCCGACCGGTCACTCACACCCTGTCACCCCTGATGACCGGCCGTCGCCTGGCCTGGCGGTACCAGGCACTCGACGTTCCATTTGCGGAGTTGCGACGGGCCGGCCACGCTGCCGGCGGCACGGTCAACGATGCGTTCATGGCGGCCGTGGCCGGCGGGCTGGCCCGCTACCACGACCGACACGACCAACCCGTCGACGAGTTGCGGGTGACCATGCCCGTGTCCCTGCGGACAGCCGACGACCAAGAGGGTGGCAACCACATCACCCTCACCCGCATGGTCGTTCCGGTGGGGCTGGACGACCCGGCAGATCGGATCCGGGCCATCGACCGCATCAGCCAGGAGTGGCGTCATGAGCCGGCGATCCCCTATTCAAACCTCATTGCCGGCGCTCTCAACCTGCTGCCGCAATCGGTCACGGGCGGCATGCTGAAGCACGTCGACTTCCTGGCCAGCAACGTGCCCGGGTTTCGTGACTCCGTCTACGTGGGCGGGGCCCGCGTGACTGGCTTCTATCCCTTTGGGCCCACCATTGGGGCAAGCGCCAACTTCACGCTCATGTCCTATGCGGGTACGTGCAACGTCGGAGTCACGGCCGACCTCGGCGCGGTGGCCGACCCCGAGGCGTTCATTGCATGTCTGATCGAGGGGTTTGAGGAGGTGCTCCAACTCGGCGGGGGCCAAGGCAACAGCTCAAGTCGTCCCACGTGA
- a CDS encoding S-layer homology domain-containing protein: MRKLVSAVMLMSIAVVGLGSANPAGATAGTTNIDYRCVATYGEPTVEGLYTDTVRDVVRDQLDAALAANPISVNVAYSTPSNGSPGRPLKSDPSFSVNAAIPQFEIPVVPGSDVKEANLTVQPGGYGTVNMAGAGVSPAAIQQSFPVPAWSPLNLKSPPVGGVSAPVTISGSATPSALGTINYQPGPVRLVASVYLRVNILFNNNKVTQPLVLDCLPEAPVANVGPGTNVVTDPYPCRADRPAPPHGFSDVASNKFYNNSVSWLVASNITSGVAPGLFGPDKTVTRGQMAAFLWNLQCKPEATSNHTFNDVAPPAYYDTPVSWLVEAGVTGGVAPGKFGPSAKVTRGQMATFLWALAGSPAPVGSPGFVDVNPEASYATPVAWLVEAGVTGGTSATTFSPSAPVTRGQMAVFLDQYDRNVWPPTV, encoded by the coding sequence ATGCGCAAGCTCGTCTCGGCAGTGATGCTGATGTCCATCGCCGTCGTCGGTCTCGGCTCCGCCAACCCCGCCGGAGCCACAGCCGGCACCACCAACATCGACTATCGATGCGTCGCCACCTATGGGGAACCCACCGTGGAAGGTCTCTACACCGACACGGTGCGCGATGTGGTGCGAGACCAACTCGACGCGGCCTTGGCGGCGAATCCGATATCTGTGAACGTCGCATATTCCACGCCGAGCAACGGCTCGCCCGGCAGGCCGTTGAAGTCGGACCCGTCGTTCAGCGTGAATGCCGCAATCCCGCAGTTTGAGATCCCGGTGGTTCCCGGCTCGGACGTCAAGGAAGCCAACCTGACCGTGCAACCCGGCGGCTACGGAACGGTCAACATGGCAGGTGCCGGTGTGTCGCCCGCAGCGATTCAGCAGAGCTTTCCGGTGCCGGCATGGAGCCCGCTCAACCTGAAGAGCCCGCCCGTTGGCGGCGTCAGCGCGCCGGTCACGATCTCCGGTAGCGCCACACCATCGGCCTTGGGCACCATCAACTACCAGCCCGGCCCGGTTCGCCTGGTGGCTTCGGTGTACCTCAGGGTGAACATCCTCTTCAACAACAACAAGGTCACACAACCGCTGGTGCTCGACTGCCTGCCAGAGGCACCCGTCGCCAACGTGGGCCCAGGTACCAACGTGGTGACCGACCCGTACCCATGCCGGGCAGACCGCCCCGCACCGCCGCACGGCTTTAGCGATGTTGCGTCCAACAAGTTCTATAACAACTCGGTGTCGTGGCTGGTGGCGTCCAACATCACGTCCGGTGTGGCACCCGGCCTCTTTGGACCGGACAAGACCGTGACGCGGGGGCAGATGGCGGCGTTCCTCTGGAACCTTCAGTGCAAGCCCGAAGCCACTTCCAACCATACGTTCAACGACGTGGCCCCGCCCGCCTACTACGACACACCGGTGTCGTGGCTGGTGGAGGCGGGAGTCACCGGTGGCGTTGCTCCCGGTAAGTTCGGGCCGAGCGCCAAGGTGACCCGCGGTCAGATGGCAACGTTCCTGTGGGCGCTCGCCGGTTCGCCCGCCCCTGTCGGCTCGCCCGGGTTTGTAGACGTGAACCCCGAAGCGTCCTATGCGACCCCGGTGGCCTGGTTGGTGGAGGCTGGCGTCACCGGAGGCACGTCGGCCACGACGTTCTCGCCCAGCGCGCCGGTCACGCGCGGCCAGATGGCTGTGTTCCTGGATCAGTACGACCGGAACGTTTGGCCCCCCACCGTCTGA
- the xseA gene encoding exodeoxyribonuclease VII large subunit codes for MAAPTFTVGELIDQANVALAGMFPGEVWVEGEIHNKGRPSAAGHTYFSLVEARTDPLTGRKQNATINVALFNKARDRVNRHLRRAHGQVRMDDGVRVRLRGTVAIYPASSTFQMVMVGIDPTFTLGSLAAERAALLGRLENEGLIGANAARPLNPLPLRVTLIASRGSAAEADFLHELELSRLGFQIRSIDTRVQGVDAPEELAAALSLAGSCPADAVVLIRGGGARTDLAAFDAEVVARAIAACGHPVLTGIGHEVDTSVADQVAHGAYKTPTAVAGALIEAVSARAHEVEECAARLARVADASLTDAERSFGERRTRLRDAAVRTTEVADARVAAAFPRVAAAARRSVGHNERIAQNASARLPVMANAVLRGAEAVLAEPVRRLGRVGSQLDLAEERLDHLGALVEAVDPARLLARGYAMVLKEPEGADFNGGAGRLVRNVSDVAVGDRLGIRLADGTVAATVSGIGHRRRPDANPAAERSSPDGLPNSHVHTNDSGDDQ; via the coding sequence GTGGCCGCTCCCACCTTCACCGTCGGAGAGCTGATCGATCAGGCCAACGTCGCCCTTGCCGGAATGTTTCCCGGCGAGGTGTGGGTGGAGGGCGAGATCCATAACAAGGGTCGTCCGTCAGCGGCCGGGCACACCTACTTCAGCCTGGTGGAGGCCCGCACCGACCCGCTCACAGGACGGAAGCAGAACGCCACGATCAATGTGGCCTTGTTCAACAAGGCACGCGATCGCGTCAACCGTCACCTGCGACGCGCTCACGGTCAGGTGCGCATGGACGATGGCGTGCGCGTGCGGTTGCGGGGCACGGTGGCGATCTACCCCGCCAGCAGCACGTTTCAAATGGTGATGGTGGGCATCGACCCCACGTTTACGTTGGGCAGCCTGGCCGCCGAACGGGCGGCGTTGCTCGGCCGCCTGGAGAACGAGGGGCTGATCGGTGCCAACGCAGCCCGTCCGCTGAACCCGCTGCCCCTGCGGGTGACGTTGATCGCCAGCCGAGGGTCGGCCGCCGAGGCCGACTTTCTTCACGAACTCGAGCTCAGCCGATTGGGCTTTCAAATCAGAAGCATCGACACCCGGGTGCAGGGTGTCGACGCCCCCGAGGAACTGGCCGCGGCGCTTTCGCTCGCAGGCTCGTGCCCTGCTGATGCGGTGGTGCTGATTCGGGGCGGGGGCGCCCGCACCGACCTCGCCGCGTTCGATGCCGAGGTGGTGGCGCGTGCCATCGCCGCGTGTGGGCACCCGGTGCTCACCGGTATCGGCCACGAGGTGGACACCTCGGTGGCCGACCAGGTGGCTCATGGCGCCTACAAGACTCCCACCGCCGTGGCGGGCGCCTTGATCGAGGCGGTGTCAGCCCGAGCTCACGAGGTCGAGGAGTGCGCTGCCCGGCTGGCACGGGTGGCCGACGCCTCGCTCACCGACGCAGAGCGCTCCTTCGGCGAACGTCGCACCCGGTTGCGAGATGCGGCGGTGCGAACCACCGAGGTGGCAGACGCTCGCGTGGCCGCCGCCTTCCCCCGGGTGGCGGCGGCGGCTCGTCGGTCGGTGGGCCACAACGAGCGCATTGCGCAGAACGCATCGGCCAGGTTGCCGGTCATGGCAAACGCTGTGCTGCGGGGCGCCGAGGCGGTGCTCGCCGAACCCGTGCGCCGACTCGGCCGGGTTGGATCGCAACTGGACCTCGCCGAAGAACGACTCGATCACCTCGGGGCCCTGGTGGAAGCCGTCGATCCGGCGCGCCTGCTGGCCCGGGGATACGCCATGGTGCTCAAGGAGCCCGAGGGCGCGGATTTCAATGGGGGCGCCGGTCGCCTGGTGCGCAACGTGAGTGACGTGGCGGTTGGCGACCGGTTGGGCATCCGCCTCGCCGACGGCACGGTCGCCGCCACCGTCTCCGGGATCGGCCACCGTCGTCGGCCTGATGCGAACCCCGCCGCAGAACGGTCGAGCCCAGACGGCCTGCCGAACAGCCACGTTCACACGAATGACTCCGGAGATGACCAATGA
- a CDS encoding 6,7-dimethyl-8-ribityllumazine synthase, with amino-acid sequence MTETDRSEAFPTLAFVRAGWHADLVDQALRGFLEVATPDRAAVETFEVPGAFELPLHVKALATTGRFDAVVAAGLVVDGGIYRHEFVADAVIGGLMRVQLDVGVPVLSCVLTPHHFHEHEDHQRYFAEHLKGKGREAAEACFATLEARSRLEA; translated from the coding sequence ATGACCGAAACCGACCGCTCTGAAGCCTTTCCCACGTTGGCATTCGTTCGGGCCGGGTGGCACGCCGACCTGGTCGATCAGGCTCTCCGTGGGTTTCTTGAGGTCGCAACACCAGACCGTGCAGCAGTCGAGACGTTCGAGGTTCCCGGGGCCTTCGAGTTGCCCCTCCACGTGAAGGCGTTGGCCACGACCGGTCGCTTCGATGCCGTCGTCGCGGCCGGGCTGGTGGTGGACGGAGGTATCTACCGGCACGAATTTGTGGCAGATGCAGTGATCGGCGGACTGATGCGTGTTCAACTCGATGTGGGCGTGCCGGTGCTCTCCTGCGTGCTGACCCCGCATCACTTCCATGAGCACGAGGACCATCAGCGCTATTTTGCCGAGCACCTGAAGGGCAAGGGCAGGGAAGCGGCAGAAGCGTGCTTCGCAACACTCGAGGCACGCTCCAGACTGGAAGCGTGA
- a CDS encoding acyl-CoA synthetase, translating to MGFNIADLFERAVDAVPDRTAVVCGDRSLTFAEFDAESNRLANHLLSEGIGTGDHIGIYAQNSVEWLIAMIAAFKVRGVPININFRYVEDELVYLFDNADLVALVHDRGYVDRIASVTERVPGLRHLVTIEDGSDADPATIGSVAWADAVGAASTDRPQVERSGDDHYVLYTGGTTGMPKGVVWRHEDVFYALGGGVDAYTNERITHGQELADKARASDAPMVALNTPPLMHGAAQWGSLRFLFEGNTVVFVRNFSPEAVFDAIEANRVTTIVITGDAMARPLVETLAEQPDRWDLSSLFVVSSSAVVFSPSLKEQMLDLLPDIIIVDAIGSSESGMNGMVVQTKGETATHGGGGPTVKAGRDAAVLDDDLNPMEPGTGVIGKLARGGNIPVGYYKDPVKTAATFVTAADGNRYAVAGDFARLEADGTITLLGRGSVCINSGGEKIFPEEVEGVLKAHPAVYDTIVVGVPDDRWGQAVCAVVQPRDLEAPPSLASLADHCRSHLAGYKLPRHLVLTDEIVRSPSGKPDYPWASVLAKEELGLD from the coding sequence ATGGGGTTCAACATCGCAGATCTGTTCGAGCGCGCCGTGGACGCGGTGCCCGATCGGACCGCAGTCGTGTGCGGTGACAGGTCGCTGACCTTCGCCGAGTTCGATGCCGAGTCCAACCGGCTGGCCAACCACCTGCTGTCCGAAGGCATCGGGACCGGCGACCACATCGGCATCTACGCCCAGAACTCGGTGGAATGGCTGATCGCCATGATCGCTGCGTTCAAGGTGCGTGGCGTGCCGATCAACATCAACTTTCGCTACGTCGAAGACGAACTGGTCTACCTGTTCGACAACGCCGACCTGGTGGCGTTGGTGCACGACCGGGGCTACGTCGACCGGATCGCGTCGGTGACCGAGCGCGTGCCCGGGTTGCGGCACCTGGTGACGATCGAGGATGGGAGTGATGCCGACCCCGCCACGATCGGATCGGTCGCGTGGGCAGACGCAGTTGGGGCGGCGAGCACCGACCGTCCGCAGGTGGAACGCTCCGGCGACGATCACTACGTGCTCTACACCGGGGGCACCACCGGCATGCCCAAGGGTGTCGTGTGGCGCCATGAGGATGTCTTCTATGCGCTGGGTGGAGGCGTGGACGCCTACACCAACGAACGCATCACCCACGGGCAGGAACTGGCCGACAAGGCACGGGCCTCCGACGCACCGATGGTGGCCCTGAACACACCGCCGCTGATGCACGGCGCCGCGCAATGGGGGTCGCTGCGGTTTCTCTTCGAGGGCAACACCGTGGTGTTCGTTCGCAACTTCAGCCCCGAAGCGGTGTTTGACGCCATCGAGGCCAACCGGGTGACCACCATCGTCATCACCGGCGACGCCATGGCCCGCCCGTTGGTGGAAACCCTGGCCGAACAGCCCGACCGTTGGGACCTGTCCTCGCTGTTCGTCGTGTCCTCCAGCGCAGTGGTGTTCAGCCCGTCGCTGAAGGAACAGATGTTGGATCTGCTGCCCGACATCATCATCGTTGACGCCATCGGCTCGTCGGAGAGCGGCATGAACGGCATGGTCGTGCAGACCAAAGGCGAGACAGCCACCCACGGCGGGGGAGGGCCGACGGTGAAGGCCGGGCGCGACGCGGCGGTGTTGGACGACGATCTCAACCCGATGGAACCGGGCACCGGCGTGATCGGCAAGCTGGCCCGGGGCGGCAACATCCCGGTGGGCTACTACAAGGACCCCGTGAAGACCGCCGCCACGTTTGTCACCGCCGCCGACGGCAACCGTTATGCGGTTGCCGGGGACTTTGCCAGGTTGGAGGCCGATGGCACCATCACGCTGTTGGGGCGGGGCTCGGTCTGCATCAACTCGGGCGGCGAAAAGATCTTCCCAGAGGAGGTCGAGGGCGTGTTGAAGGCCCACCCGGCCGTGTACGACACCATTGTGGTGGGCGTTCCCGATGACCGCTGGGGCCAGGCGGTTTGCGCCGTGGTGCAGCCGAGGGACCTTGAGGCGCCGCCGTCGTTGGCGTCGCTGGCCGACCACTGCCGCTCGCATCTCGCCGGGTACAAGCTGCCCCGCCACCTGGTGCTGACCGACGAAATCGTGCGCTCACCCAGTGGCAAACCCGACTATCCGTGGGCCAGTGTGCTGGCAAAGGAGGAACTCGGCCTCGATTGA